CGGCTTGAATGGCAGCCAGGGCGTGGGCCACCTCGATGACGAACGACGAGCCCCCGACCGAGGTGCTGTCGGTGTACCTCGGCCGGATGCCCATATATTCCGCCGTCGTCAGCGTGCTGAAGCCTGCCGTGAACAGTCCATCGACGTCCCGAGCATTCAGTCCGGCGTCGGCAAGCGCGTTGAAGGCAGCTTCGGCGTGGTGCTGCAGGGAGGACTTTCCGGGCACGAGCCCGATCTCGTCCGATTCGGCCACGCCGACGATGGCGACGCGCTGCGCCCGCTCGCTCATCGCGGAGATCGCCCCGCGGAGGTCGGCTCGATCCATGGCGCGGATGTCAAAGCGCGATCTCGCACAACGTCGGACTCACCTGTAGGCGCGCCTCAGTGACCGCCTGTACGTCGGCCGCCCTCCAGCCGGGAGCGACCTCTTCCAGCACCAGGCCGTCGTCTGCCACGGCGATGACGGCGACGTCGGTGAAGATCTTGTTCACGACGCGGCAGCCCGTCAGAGGGTAGGTGCAGGACCGGACGATCTTGGGCTGGCCGTCGCGCGTCGTGTGCTCCATCATGACAAAGAGGCGCTTCGCCCCAGCCGCGATGTCGGCCGCGCCTCCGATGCTGCCGACGCGTCGATCGACCCGGCGCCAATTGGCCAGGTCGCCTCGCTCCGAGACCTGGAGGCCGCCCAGCACGGCGACGTCCAGGTGGCGGCCGCGGACGATGGCGAACGACTCAGCCGAGTCCATGAAGGCCGCCCCGGGTATGAGGGTGGTGAACTGGCCGCCCGCGTTGATGAGGTCCGGGATCTCGCTCCCCGGCTCGGGGAATGGGCCCGTCCCCAGAACGCCATTCTCGGCATGGAAGACGATACGCTTCT
This portion of the Chloroflexota bacterium genome encodes:
- a CDS encoding 3-oxoacid CoA-transferase subunit B; its protein translation is MPDRLTRDVIAMRVAAEIPDEAYVNLGIGMPTLVADYVLSEKRIVFHAENGVLGTGPFPEPGSEIPDLINAGGQFTTLIPGAAFMDSAESFAIVRGRHLDVAVLGGLQVSERGDLANWRRVDRRVGSIGGAADIAAGAKRLFVMMEHTTRDGQPKIVRSCTYPLTGCRVVNKIFTDVAVIAVADDGLVLEEVAPGWRAADVQAVTEARLQVSPTLCEIAL